A stretch of the Mycoplasmoides genitalium G37 genome encodes the following:
- a CDS encoding RluA family pseudouridine synthase yields the protein MRIANKFLVPKESENQRIDQFCLKILPLIKRSDFFKYLRLGKVLLNKTKPQVNTRLKTKDEIAFLFDINPYLQTNNDYLSLDLVKDKLKIIFEDENIIVVDKPTGIVCQPDKKHSIINLSNMLLKHCGYRQFDSNKLNFYPQFAHRIDRNTSGIVIGAKTNKALKELNKVFKNNHLTKRYKGLVFGQFNHLGLQTAYWKKDNNNGIVTVKWKPFPEAKKISTFFENSSYIAQKDMSLITIRLISGRTHQIRACLNLFSNQLVGDKKYSLIQFKNRNNKYKHQALHAYELVFPKLETSKFPILTNYSLMQFKSKIVPWFEYLIQ from the coding sequence ATGAGAATAGCTAATAAATTTTTAGTTCCTAAAGAAAGTGAAAACCAACGAATTGACCAATTTTGTTTAAAAATCCTTCCCTTAATTAAAAGAAGTGACTTTTTTAAGTATTTACGCTTAGGAAAGGTTTTGTTAAATAAAACAAAACCACAGGTCAACACAAGATTAAAAACTAAAGATGAGATAGCTTTTCTTTTTGATATAAATCCCTATTTACAAACTAATAATGACTATTTATCTCTAGATTTGGTAAAAGATAAGCTAAAAATTATATTTGAGGATGAAAATATTATTGTAGTTGACAAACCAACTGGAATAGTTTGCCAACCTGATAAAAAACATAGCATTATTAATTTATCAAATATGCTTTTAAAACACTGTGGATATAGACAATTTGACAGTAATAAACTTAACTTTTATCCCCAGTTTGCACATCGTATTGATCGTAATACTTCTGGAATTGTTATTGGTGCTAAAACAAACAAAGCTTTAAAAGAATTGAACAAAGTTTTTAAAAATAACCATTTAACCAAAAGATATAAAGGCTTAGTTTTTGGTCAATTTAACCATCTTGGCTTACAAACTGCTTATTGAAAAAAAGATAACAATAATGGCATTGTAACAGTAAAATGAAAACCTTTTCCAGAAGCAAAAAAGATAAGCACTTTTTTTGAAAATTCTTCATACATAGCTCAAAAAGATATGTCTTTAATAACAATTAGATTAATTAGTGGTAGGACTCACCAAATTCGTGCGTGTTTAAATTTATTTTCAAATCAACTAGTTGGTGATAAAAAATACAGCTTGATTCAATTTAAAAATCGTAATAATAAATATAAGCATCAAGCACTTCACGCTTATGAATTAGTTTTTCCTAAACTAGAAACGAGCAAGTTTCCCATTTTAACAAATTATTCATTAATGCAATTCAAGAGTAAAATAGTACCTTGGTTTGAATATTTAATTCAATAG